Genomic window (Gemmatimonadota bacterium):
AGCCCCGAGTTGGCGTAAGGCGAGTCGCGGCGGGAGAGGCTCATGCCGTTGAGGACGAGCTCGCCCGGGCTCGTGGACGCGGGGACGATGAAGCCGCCGGGGCACATACAGAAGCTGAAGACGCCCCGACCCGACTCGGTGAACGCCATCTTGTAGGCCGCGTTGGGCAGCTTCGGGTGCTCGGCGGATCGGCCGTACTGGACGCGATTGATGAGGGGCTGAGGGTGCTCGATGCGAACCCCGAGCGCGAACGCCTTCGGCTCGAGAGAGACGCCGGCGTCGAGGAGCATGTGAAAGACGTCGCGGGCCGAGTGCCCGGTGGCAAGCACCACCGCGTCGGCACCCAGCTCCTCGCCGGACTCCAGCCGCACCCCGCTCACAGAACGGCGCGCGCCCTGGTCCAGGGTCAGCAACGCCACCACCCGGGCTTCGAAGCGGAACGTCACGCCGTGCCGCTCTAGGCGCTCCCGGATCGCGGTGACGACTTTGGGCAGCTTGTTGCTGCCGATGTGAGGGCGGGCGTCGGTCAGGATGGACTCGGGCGCCCCGTGGAGCACCAGCGTCTCGAGCACGTCGCGGCAGTCGCCGCGCTTGTGGGACCGCGTGTAGAGCTTGCCGTCGCTGTACGTGCCCGCTCCTCCCTCGCCAAAGCAATAGTTGCTGTCCACGTCGACGACACCCCGCTGGTTCAGTCCCCGGAGGTCGCGGCGGCGAGGCTGAACCGTTTTGCCACGGTCCACGACCGTGCAGCCGATACCGCGGCGCGCCAGTTCGTAGGCGCAGAACAACCCCGCGGGCCCATCTCCGACGACGATGACCCGACCGAGACGATCCACGTCGACGGGATGGGGCGTTCCCAGGTCGCGCAGCTCCGGGTCCAGCTCGAGAAGGAGCCGGAACACGACCCGACCGCGTCGCGCGTCGATGGACCGTTTCCGGAGCGTGAGCCCGACGAGGTCGGCCGGGCTCACGCCGATCCGACGTGCGGCTTTTCGGCGTATGGCCTCGTCGTCGTCGGCCTCGTCCAGCCCGAGTTCGATCTCGATTTCGGACGGTAACATGGTCATCCGCAACACTTCATCGGGGTGATGTAGAGGAGGCCGTCTCGTAAGGGGACGATGATTTCCCTCTTCTCCAGGAGTTCTTCAACGTCCCGAAACTCAGAGCGAACCTACCGTACGGCCAGGGCACCGTGACTGATGATCTGATTGCAGTATACACACAGAGTGCCATTGAGTCCGCCTAAGTTACTGTGATATATGTGGTTAGAGGGTTGGATGTTGTCCATAGTTTTGCTGAGATTCGACCAGTTTCG
Coding sequences:
- a CDS encoding FAD-dependent oxidoreductase, with translation MLPSEIEIELGLDEADDDEAIRRKAARRIGVSPADLVGLTLRKRSIDARRGRVVFRLLLELDPELRDLGTPHPVDVDRLGRVIVVGDGPAGLFCAYELARRGIGCTVVDRGKTVQPRRRDLRGLNQRGVVDVDSNYCFGEGGAGTYSDGKLYTRSHKRGDCRDVLETLVLHGAPESILTDARPHIGSNKLPKVVTAIRERLERHGVTFRFEARVVALLTLDQGARRSVSGVRLESGEELGADAVVLATGHSARDVFHMLLDAGVSLEPKAFALGVRIEHPQPLINRVQYGRSAEHPKLPNAAYKMAFTESGRGVFSFCMCPGGFIVPASTSPGELVLNGMSLSRRDSPYANSGLVVGIEVEDALKAGFSGPLAGLELQRRIEEAAWQAGGGGLRAPATRATDFVAGRASTTVPATSYQPGLAAGNVGDVLDLVGIGLAERMRRALNVFDKRMRGYVSEEAVLVGVESRTSSPVRVPRDKERLTSPDLEGLYPCGEGAGYAGGIMSAAMDGIAVARALAESGRFGASGDRGDVNVHG